Proteins from a genomic interval of Flavobacteriales bacterium:
- a CDS encoding DUF4268 domain-containing protein, whose translation MQANELPINNFLQAQNVQFVIPVYQRNYDWTTSECREILNDIISVEQQERGTHFIGSIVFIHEGAYSTSEVKELVIIDGQQRLTTINILYVALYRFAKENGMQQEIDMLYNLYLTNQYVQQESSKLKLKQTDNNSLAFKAILNGTETEFDKYSNVIENYNYFRDRIEQDNFNTILNGIKRLIFVEISLERGKDDPQRIFESLNSTGLDLSQSDLIRNFILMDLDPKDQNRIFDQIWNPIEENARDLTRQKSMVSEYIRDYLTLRNKKIPNKGKVYIEFKKLYAGRKDEAYHQELEKIKSLSSHYKKLINPSTVTNNELKRELEYITRLEINVAFPFLLQVFEDADNGLIDADTLVNITKLIQSYSWRRFVVGLPTNALNKIFMTLYAEVDTEDYYDSIAIALMKKRGSAKFPTNEELISSLKDKDLYNIKSKNRNYMFEKLENHNNREHVDTSNENITIEHIFPQNPNEDWNENLDTDDFFSLKEKYTNTIANLTLSGNNGSLSNKSFLEKKSMNKDGGKQGYEFSRLWLNSYLQSIEGWNIENYNKRLEIISNRFVDIWEYPNIEIPTIDENSEINLFDAEKPTHKKLEYFIFETAKVEENKVAQMYFYVLRKLYTKNTELLLSLQEALKITRDEEDFRAPQELINGYFIEANIDSNTKFKTLKKLLSSFELEDELLIKYAADSEQDGIVNRHVLRREFWSQLLPQLHDTTLFSKVKATKDHWLQTGAGVSGVSYTFLITRTYARIELTISTSNKEINKRYFNQLEKRKDQIEQRFGQELVWEELEDNKMSRVKCELGGVNLFEESNWEEMSGFFIENLPKFELAFKQEIDKLKGAVLI comes from the coding sequence ATGCAAGCAAACGAACTTCCAATTAATAATTTTCTACAAGCACAAAATGTGCAATTTGTAATTCCAGTTTATCAAAGAAATTATGATTGGACAACCAGTGAGTGCCGAGAGATACTTAATGATATAATATCAGTTGAGCAACAAGAACGTGGAACACATTTTATTGGGAGTATTGTGTTTATCCATGAAGGCGCATACAGTACTAGTGAGGTAAAAGAATTAGTAATCATAGATGGACAACAGCGGCTAACGACAATAAATATATTGTACGTAGCCTTATATCGATTTGCGAAAGAAAATGGTATGCAGCAAGAAATTGATATGTTGTACAACCTGTATCTAACCAATCAATACGTTCAACAAGAATCGAGCAAACTGAAGCTTAAACAAACCGACAATAATTCTTTAGCTTTTAAAGCCATTCTGAATGGTACGGAAACCGAGTTCGACAAATATTCAAATGTTATTGAGAACTACAATTATTTTAGAGATAGAATAGAGCAAGACAATTTTAATACAATCTTGAATGGCATTAAGAGGCTCATATTTGTTGAGATTTCATTAGAGAGAGGGAAAGATGACCCTCAAAGAATTTTCGAAAGTTTAAACTCGACAGGTTTGGATTTATCACAATCAGATTTAATCAGAAATTTTATTCTTATGGATTTAGATCCGAAAGATCAAAATAGAATATTTGATCAGATATGGAATCCAATAGAAGAGAATGCAAGAGATTTGACTAGGCAAAAATCTATGGTGTCCGAATACATTAGGGATTACTTAACTCTTCGAAATAAAAAAATCCCTAATAAAGGGAAGGTTTATATTGAGTTTAAAAAATTATATGCAGGAAGAAAAGATGAGGCATACCATCAAGAATTAGAGAAAATTAAATCGCTCTCATCTCATTATAAGAAATTAATAAATCCGTCTACAGTTACTAATAATGAGTTAAAAAGAGAGCTGGAATACATTACTCGATTAGAGATTAATGTAGCTTTCCCATTCTTGTTACAAGTTTTTGAAGATGCAGATAATGGACTTATAGACGCCGACACTTTAGTAAACATTACAAAGCTAATTCAGTCGTATTCTTGGAGAAGGTTTGTAGTTGGTTTGCCTACCAATGCATTGAATAAAATCTTCATGACACTGTACGCAGAGGTGGATACGGAAGATTATTACGATTCAATTGCTATTGCGTTAATGAAAAAGAGAGGTAGCGCAAAATTCCCGACGAATGAAGAATTAATATCTTCGTTGAAGGATAAAGACCTTTATAATATTAAATCCAAGAACAGAAATTACATGTTCGAGAAGTTAGAAAATCATAACAATAGGGAACATGTAGATACCTCTAATGAAAACATAACTATCGAACATATATTCCCTCAAAACCCAAATGAAGATTGGAATGAAAATTTAGACACAGATGACTTTTTTAGTCTTAAAGAAAAGTACACAAACACGATAGCTAATCTAACATTGTCTGGGAACAATGGGTCGTTAAGCAATAAGTCCTTTTTAGAAAAAAAGTCCATGAATAAAGATGGAGGTAAACAAGGGTATGAGTTTAGCAGACTTTGGCTAAATAGTTATCTTCAAAGTATAGAGGGATGGAATATTGAAAACTATAATAAACGCCTTGAAATTATTTCAAACAGGTTTGTAGATATTTGGGAATATCCTAATATAGAGATTCCCACTATTGATGAGAATAGTGAAATAAACTTGTTCGACGCGGAAAAACCAACCCACAAAAAGCTGGAGTATTTTATTTTTGAAACGGCCAAAGTGGAAGAGAACAAGGTGGCTCAAATGTATTTTTATGTGCTTAGAAAACTATATACAAAAAACACAGAGTTACTTCTGTCTTTGCAAGAGGCGTTAAAAATAACAAGGGATGAAGAGGACTTTCGGGCTCCACAAGAGTTAATTAATGGATATTTTATTGAAGCAAATATCGATAGCAATACAAAGTTTAAAACACTAAAGAAGCTTTTATCGTCATTCGAATTAGAGGACGAACTATTGATAAAATATGCTGCCGATTCAGAACAGGATGGAATAGTGAACAGACACGTTCTGCGACGTGAATTCTGGAGTCAACTTTTGCCTCAACTACACGATACAACTTTATTTTCCAAAGTAAAGGCAACAAAAGACCACTGGTTACAAACTGGCGCAGGGGTGAGTGGGGTATCCTATACGTTTCTAATTACAAGAACCTACGCTAGAATTGAGCTAACAATCTCAACATCAAACAAGGAAATTAATAAGCGTTATTTCAATCAGCTAGAAAAGCGCAAGGATCAGATAGAGCAACGGTTTGGACAAGAGTTAGTTTGGGAAGAACTCGAGGATAACAAGATGAGTAGAGTGAAATGCGAATTAGGAGGTGTGAATCTATTTGAAGAATCAAATTGGGAAGAAATGAGTGGTTTCTTCATCGAAAACCTTCCTAAGTTTGAATTGGCATTCAAGCAAGAGATTGACAAATTGAAAGGAGCTGTATTGATATAA
- a CDS encoding N-6 DNA methylase yields MSLFQTSVLKKHLALQDRDVVAKAYKKFTKYFHDSAIQENIKTSKEEQFQEGFLRELFVTVFGYVLNPSAKFNLTTELKNLKGAKKADGAILVDGKALGVIELKGTKTKDLESIRQQAFDYKSHHPTCEYIISSNFEKLRFYIQTSDEFEEFNLFDLSLEQFELMYLCLNSENLLNNVPLKIKKASLQEEEAITKQFYKDYSQFKRELFRDLVKLNMKNEVFRSELEKEDTDRAVKNIKQALFQKSQKLIDRFLFIFFAEDRGLLPPNSTLKILEQWDKLNEMDEIVPLFSRYQKYFTYLDTGRKGTDKSAEIFAYNGGLFKPDSILDSLIVSDDLLYKHTKALQAYDFESQVDVNILGHIFENSLNEIESVNAEIEGGEFVEQTSKRKKDGVFYTPKYITKYIVENTVGKLCTEKKAEFGIEEEEYLKSRKGRPTKVLKALQDNLEGYRNWLLTITICDPACGSGAFLNQALDFLIKEHGYIDDLQNSLLGGGLPFPNIENTVLENNIFGVDINEESVEIAKLSLWLRTAQPRRKLNDLSSNIKCGNSLIDSKTVAGDKAFKWEDEFASIFEMGGFDVVIGNPPYVRSRELFSEEEKNYYIKKYTTVSYQLDLYKLFIEKSCSLINAKGKLSFITPSVFLTNDYDRTLRKFIIDKFSLEIIASSDKDIFTDASVKTVTFLISNFKEGNLVRFFKINNAEFDFEKEIPQKAFVEQDYLINEKLNISAIPIINKLNQFKKLGSFFEIKNGIKVRKDLLFEVCKDNSYKKFILGKNIFGYYNTYDGIFIDYKPENEKLYTNQAFRTKEIFEREKLITRQILGKRIMTCFDDENYYTDQTTYVINKNTNGHELKYLLCILNSRLIYYYFNNTFSDNKITFPKVKRSQLLELPYNSTCNQADLIEFAISKVGLEKEFYKSRVQFTKYFQSQYALDSVSKKLQNWYFLEFSDFIKELNKAIKKVGGEKLTKSDEMDWMDVFEKKKAEAQTLKAEIDKTDREIDQMVYELYGLSEEEIKIVEES; encoded by the coding sequence ATGTCATTATTCCAAACCTCAGTACTCAAAAAGCATCTAGCACTCCAAGACAGAGACGTAGTTGCAAAAGCTTATAAAAAGTTCACAAAGTACTTTCATGATTCTGCCATACAGGAGAACATTAAGACAAGTAAAGAAGAACAGTTTCAGGAGGGGTTTCTTAGAGAACTATTTGTTACCGTTTTTGGCTATGTTCTAAACCCTAGTGCGAAATTTAATCTTACCACAGAACTTAAAAATCTTAAAGGAGCAAAAAAAGCAGATGGTGCAATATTGGTAGATGGTAAAGCACTTGGGGTTATAGAGTTAAAAGGAACTAAGACAAAAGATTTGGAATCAATTCGCCAACAAGCATTCGATTACAAATCTCATCATCCAACTTGCGAATACATTATTAGTTCCAATTTCGAGAAACTAAGATTCTATATTCAGACATCAGATGAGTTTGAAGAGTTCAATTTATTCGATCTTTCTCTGGAACAGTTTGAGTTAATGTATCTATGCTTAAATAGCGAGAACCTATTAAACAATGTTCCTTTAAAAATAAAGAAGGCTTCTCTACAGGAAGAGGAAGCCATTACCAAACAATTCTACAAAGATTACTCGCAGTTTAAACGTGAGCTTTTTAGAGACCTGGTAAAGCTAAATATGAAAAACGAAGTCTTCCGTTCTGAGTTAGAAAAGGAGGACACCGACCGTGCCGTAAAGAACATTAAGCAGGCTTTATTTCAAAAGTCTCAAAAGCTAATTGACCGCTTTCTGTTTATCTTTTTTGCTGAGGATAGAGGTTTGTTGCCGCCCAATTCTACACTTAAAATACTAGAGCAGTGGGATAAATTGAATGAGATGGACGAAATAGTTCCCTTGTTCTCTCGCTACCAAAAGTACTTTACATACTTAGATACAGGTAGAAAAGGGACGGACAAAAGCGCCGAAATCTTTGCATACAACGGTGGACTATTTAAACCAGATTCCATTTTAGATTCGTTAATAGTAAGTGACGACTTGCTTTACAAACATACCAAAGCCTTACAAGCCTATGATTTCGAAAGCCAAGTAGACGTAAATATTCTAGGCCACATTTTTGAAAACTCTCTTAACGAAATAGAAAGCGTTAATGCAGAAATTGAAGGGGGGGAATTTGTAGAGCAAACTTCTAAACGTAAAAAAGACGGTGTTTTCTATACACCCAAGTATATTACCAAATACATTGTAGAGAATACTGTTGGGAAACTTTGTACTGAAAAGAAAGCTGAGTTTGGTATAGAAGAGGAGGAGTATTTAAAGAGTAGAAAGGGTAGGCCTACTAAGGTGTTAAAGGCATTGCAAGATAATTTAGAGGGATATAGAAACTGGTTGCTTACTATTACTATATGCGACCCTGCTTGTGGCTCTGGTGCATTTCTAAACCAAGCTTTAGATTTCTTGATAAAAGAACATGGCTATATAGATGACCTTCAGAATAGTTTACTTGGAGGAGGTCTGCCATTCCCAAATATTGAAAACACTGTTTTAGAGAATAATATTTTCGGTGTAGACATTAACGAAGAATCTGTAGAAATAGCCAAACTCTCTCTTTGGCTCCGCACCGCACAACCTCGCAGAAAACTAAACGACTTAAGCAGTAATATTAAATGTGGCAATTCTCTAATTGATAGTAAAACTGTTGCTGGCGACAAAGCTTTTAAGTGGGAAGATGAATTTGCTTCCATTTTTGAAATGGGTGGTTTTGATGTGGTGATTGGGAATCCTCCATATGTTAGGAGTAGAGAGTTGTTTTCTGAGGAGGAAAAAAACTATTACATAAAAAAGTATACAACGGTTTCATATCAGTTGGATTTGTATAAGCTGTTTATTGAAAAATCTTGTTCATTGATAAATGCAAAAGGGAAGCTATCTTTTATTACTCCTTCTGTGTTCTTAACTAATGACTATGATAGGACATTACGAAAATTTATAATTGATAAATTCTCGTTAGAAATTATTGCATCAAGTGATAAAGATATTTTTACGGATGCAAGTGTTAAAACAGTTACGTTCTTAATCTCGAATTTTAAAGAAGGTAACTTGGTTAGGTTTTTCAAAATAAACAATGCTGAGTTTGATTTTGAAAAAGAAATTCCACAAAAGGCTTTTGTGGAACAAGATTATTTGATAAATGAAAAGTTGAATATTTCGGCAATTCCAATTATTAATAAATTAAATCAATTTAAAAAGTTAGGCAGTTTTTTTGAAATTAAGAATGGGATTAAAGTTCGAAAAGACTTGTTGTTCGAGGTCTGTAAGGATAACAGTTATAAGAAATTTATTTTAGGTAAAAACATCTTTGGATATTATAATACATATGATGGAATATTCATTGATTATAAACCTGAGAACGAAAAATTATATACAAACCAAGCATTTAGGACAAAGGAAATATTTGAACGGGAAAAACTAATAACAAGACAGATTTTAGGAAAAAGAATCATGACTTGTTTTGATGATGAGAACTATTATACTGATCAAACAACGTATGTAATAAACAAAAACACAAATGGGCATGAGCTAAAGTATTTATTGTGCATACTTAATTCTAGATTGATTTATTATTATTTCAATAATACTTTCTCTGATAATAAAATCACCTTCCCAAAGGTTAAAAGATCACAACTATTAGAGTTGCCATATAATTCAACATGTAATCAAGCAGACTTAATTGAGTTTGCAATTAGTAAAGTAGGATTAGAAAAAGAATTTTATAAATCAAGAGTTCAGTTTACCAAATATTTTCAATCACAGTACGCCCTTGATTCTGTATCTAAAAAACTTCAAAACTGGTACTTTTTAGAGTTTTCTGATTTTATCAAAGAACTCAACAAAGCCATTAAAAAAGTGGGAGGGGAGAAACTTACAAAGTCCGATGAAATGGATTGGATGGATGTTTTTGAGAAAAAGAAAGCAGAGGCACAAACGCTAAAAGCAGAGATTGATAAAACGGATAGAGAAATAGACCAAATGGTTTATGAGCTGTATGGGTTGAGTGAGGAGGAGATTAAGATAGTCGAGGAAAGTTAA